From the genome of Neodiprion pinetum isolate iyNeoPine1 chromosome 3, iyNeoPine1.2, whole genome shotgun sequence, one region includes:
- the LOC124215594 gene encoding protein croquemort isoform X1, producing MALAEKGSVELRTINTNNNIFASSVNSEIAKEPSIMTTEVSARAGIAAATPKDSGTAGNNGKPAKMRPSKTAIIILYVVGAILLIGGIVVGLSWMRIFNHILLKELILTPTSTSYDMWKETPIPMYLKLHLYNWTNTEEFSNNATTKPNFVEMGPYVFREEHIKVNQTWNDNGTITFQQRRIWHFDESMSNGSLDDEITNLNVIGVTVGNFVRNENIAVRLAVNLMLERFGESLFVTKTARELLFEGYSNAFLDFVHTLDIPGVNIPFEKFGWFYGRNLSDTYDGVFNMHTGVEDVLNLGVLENWNYRNRTDFWSGECSMIRGTTGELWPPVDRDESIEIFAPDICTSLVLSRANDTKILNVEGHRYITDRATFDNGSTVPSRACYCVKEPCQPSGMLDVSECRFGAPAYVSLPHFYQADDYYANAITGMEPREGKYNFEMVLEPTTGIPLNVKAQMQINILVEPVNGIALLTGIPAETYIPMLWFSQEAQLSEELASQMKMLLKLPMLGHVGFTIIGAIGLVLLSIGICLCICRRCRSEENQSLIDAEDSNNPSKSDPVQT from the exons TTCAGAAATCGCGAAAGAACCATCGATTATGACAACGGAAGTATCAGCGCGTGCAGGAATTGCGGCAGCAACACCTAAAGACTCAGGAACTGCAGGAAATAATGG CAAACCAGCCAAAATGCGACCATCCAAAACAGcgataataattttgtacGTAGTCGGGGCAATATTGCTAATCGGAGGTATCGTAGTTGGATTATCTTGGATGAGGATATTCAATCATATACTCCTGAAG GAATTAATATTAACGCCAACGTCGACGAGTTATGATATGTGGAAAGAGACACCGATTCCTATGTATCTGAAATTACACCTTTACAATTGGACCAATACCGAAGAGTTCTCTAATAACGCTACTACAAAGCCTAATTTCGTGGAAATGGGCCCTTATGTTTTTAG AGAAGAACATATAAAAGTGAACCAGACTTGGAACGATAATGGGACAATAACATTCCAACAGCGGAGGATATGGCATTTCGATGAATCCATGTCAAATGGAAGTCTTGATGATGAGATAACAAATTTAAATGTTATCGGTGTG ACAGTCGGTAACTTTGTACGAAATGAGAATATCGCCGTTCGCTTGGCAGTGAACCTTATGTTGGAAAGATTTGGAGAGAGTTTATTTGTCACCAAGACTGCAAGAGAACTTCTGTTCGAGGGGTATTCCAACGCATTTCTTGATTTTGTTCACACTTTGGATATCCCTGGTGTCAATATTCCTTTCGAAAAGTTTGGATGGTTCTATGGG CGTAATCTTTCAGACACGTACGACGGCGTGTTTAACATGCATACTGGCGTGGAAGATGTGTTAAATCTAGGGGTATTAGAAAATTGGAATTATAGGAACAGAACCGATTTCTGGAGTGGAGAATGCAGCATGATAAGGGGGACGACTGGGGAACTATGGCCACCAGTCGACCGTGACGAAAGCATAGAGATATTTGCCCCAGACATTTGCAC ATCACTAGTATTGTCGCGTGCTAATGATACCAAAATCTTAAACGTCGAAGGGCACAGATACATCACTGACAGAGCTACGTTCGATAATGGTAGTACAGTCCCATCCAGAGCCTGTTATTGTGTAAAAGAACCGTGCCAGCCAAGCGGAATGCTGGATGTATCAGAGTGCAGATTTGGCGCACCTGCTTACGTTAGCTTGCCACATTTTTATCAGGCGGACGATTACTATGCTAATGCCATAACCGGAATGGAGCCCAGAGAAGGAAAATACAACTTCGAAATGGTTCTAGAACCA ACCACGGGAATTCCACTCAATGTCAAAGCGCAGATGCAGATTAATATTCTAGTTGAACCAGTAAATGGAATAGC ATTGCTCACTGGCATCCCAGCAGAAACGTATATTCCGATGCTGTGGTTTAGCCAAGAAGCTCAATTATCAGAGGAGCTGGCAAGCCAAATGAAAATGCTGCTCAAGCTTCCTATGTTGGGCCACGTGGGGTTCACTATTATAGGTGCTATCGGACTTGTGCTACTTTCCATTGGTATCTGTTTGTGTATttgtcgaagatgtcgaagTGAAGAGAATCAGTCGTTAATAGATGCCGAGGATTCCAACAATCCGTCAAAGTCTGACCCAGTGCAAACGTGA
- the LOC124215594 gene encoding protein croquemort isoform X4 yields the protein MALAEKGSVELRTINTNNNIFASSVNKPAKMRPSKTAIIILYVVGAILLIGGIVVGLSWMRIFNHILLKELILTPTSTSYDMWKETPIPMYLKLHLYNWTNTEEFSNNATTKPNFVEMGPYVFREEHIKVNQTWNDNGTITFQQRRIWHFDESMSNGSLDDEITNLNVIGVTVGNFVRNENIAVRLAVNLMLERFGESLFVTKTARELLFEGYSNAFLDFVHTLDIPGVNIPFEKFGWFYGRNLSDTYDGVFNMHTGVEDVLNLGVLENWNYRNRTDFWSGECSMIRGTTGELWPPVDRDESIEIFAPDICTSLVLSRANDTKILNVEGHRYITDRATFDNGSTVPSRACYCVKEPCQPSGMLDVSECRFGAPAYVSLPHFYQADDYYANAITGMEPREGKYNFEMVLEPTTGIPLNVKAQMQINILVEPVNGIALLTGIPAETYIPMLWFSQEAQLSEELASQMKMLLKLPMLGHVGFTIIGAIGLVLLSIGICLCICRRCRSEENQSLIDAEDSNNPSKSDPVQT from the exons CAAACCAGCCAAAATGCGACCATCCAAAACAGcgataataattttgtacGTAGTCGGGGCAATATTGCTAATCGGAGGTATCGTAGTTGGATTATCTTGGATGAGGATATTCAATCATATACTCCTGAAG GAATTAATATTAACGCCAACGTCGACGAGTTATGATATGTGGAAAGAGACACCGATTCCTATGTATCTGAAATTACACCTTTACAATTGGACCAATACCGAAGAGTTCTCTAATAACGCTACTACAAAGCCTAATTTCGTGGAAATGGGCCCTTATGTTTTTAG AGAAGAACATATAAAAGTGAACCAGACTTGGAACGATAATGGGACAATAACATTCCAACAGCGGAGGATATGGCATTTCGATGAATCCATGTCAAATGGAAGTCTTGATGATGAGATAACAAATTTAAATGTTATCGGTGTG ACAGTCGGTAACTTTGTACGAAATGAGAATATCGCCGTTCGCTTGGCAGTGAACCTTATGTTGGAAAGATTTGGAGAGAGTTTATTTGTCACCAAGACTGCAAGAGAACTTCTGTTCGAGGGGTATTCCAACGCATTTCTTGATTTTGTTCACACTTTGGATATCCCTGGTGTCAATATTCCTTTCGAAAAGTTTGGATGGTTCTATGGG CGTAATCTTTCAGACACGTACGACGGCGTGTTTAACATGCATACTGGCGTGGAAGATGTGTTAAATCTAGGGGTATTAGAAAATTGGAATTATAGGAACAGAACCGATTTCTGGAGTGGAGAATGCAGCATGATAAGGGGGACGACTGGGGAACTATGGCCACCAGTCGACCGTGACGAAAGCATAGAGATATTTGCCCCAGACATTTGCAC ATCACTAGTATTGTCGCGTGCTAATGATACCAAAATCTTAAACGTCGAAGGGCACAGATACATCACTGACAGAGCTACGTTCGATAATGGTAGTACAGTCCCATCCAGAGCCTGTTATTGTGTAAAAGAACCGTGCCAGCCAAGCGGAATGCTGGATGTATCAGAGTGCAGATTTGGCGCACCTGCTTACGTTAGCTTGCCACATTTTTATCAGGCGGACGATTACTATGCTAATGCCATAACCGGAATGGAGCCCAGAGAAGGAAAATACAACTTCGAAATGGTTCTAGAACCA ACCACGGGAATTCCACTCAATGTCAAAGCGCAGATGCAGATTAATATTCTAGTTGAACCAGTAAATGGAATAGC ATTGCTCACTGGCATCCCAGCAGAAACGTATATTCCGATGCTGTGGTTTAGCCAAGAAGCTCAATTATCAGAGGAGCTGGCAAGCCAAATGAAAATGCTGCTCAAGCTTCCTATGTTGGGCCACGTGGGGTTCACTATTATAGGTGCTATCGGACTTGTGCTACTTTCCATTGGTATCTGTTTGTGTATttgtcgaagatgtcgaagTGAAGAGAATCAGTCGTTAATAGATGCCGAGGATTCCAACAATCCGTCAAAGTCTGACCCAGTGCAAACGTGA
- the LOC124215594 gene encoding protein croquemort isoform X3, with protein MTTEVSARAGIAAATPKDSGTAGNNGKPAKMRPSKTAIIILYVVGAILLIGGIVVGLSWMRIFNHILLKELILTPTSTSYDMWKETPIPMYLKLHLYNWTNTEEFSNNATTKPNFVEMGPYVFREEHIKVNQTWNDNGTITFQQRRIWHFDESMSNGSLDDEITNLNVIGVTVGNFVRNENIAVRLAVNLMLERFGESLFVTKTARELLFEGYSNAFLDFVHTLDIPGVNIPFEKFGWFYGRNLSDTYDGVFNMHTGVEDVLNLGVLENWNYRNRTDFWSGECSMIRGTTGELWPPVDRDESIEIFAPDICTSLVLSRANDTKILNVEGHRYITDRATFDNGSTVPSRACYCVKEPCQPSGMLDVSECRFGAPAYVSLPHFYQADDYYANAITGMEPREGKYNFEMVLEPTTGIPLNVKAQMQINILVEPVNGIALLTGIPAETYIPMLWFSQEAQLSEELASQMKMLLKLPMLGHVGFTIIGAIGLVLLSIGICLCICRRCRSEENQSLIDAEDSNNPSKSDPVQT; from the exons ATGACAACGGAAGTATCAGCGCGTGCAGGAATTGCGGCAGCAACACCTAAAGACTCAGGAACTGCAGGAAATAATGG CAAACCAGCCAAAATGCGACCATCCAAAACAGcgataataattttgtacGTAGTCGGGGCAATATTGCTAATCGGAGGTATCGTAGTTGGATTATCTTGGATGAGGATATTCAATCATATACTCCTGAAG GAATTAATATTAACGCCAACGTCGACGAGTTATGATATGTGGAAAGAGACACCGATTCCTATGTATCTGAAATTACACCTTTACAATTGGACCAATACCGAAGAGTTCTCTAATAACGCTACTACAAAGCCTAATTTCGTGGAAATGGGCCCTTATGTTTTTAG AGAAGAACATATAAAAGTGAACCAGACTTGGAACGATAATGGGACAATAACATTCCAACAGCGGAGGATATGGCATTTCGATGAATCCATGTCAAATGGAAGTCTTGATGATGAGATAACAAATTTAAATGTTATCGGTGTG ACAGTCGGTAACTTTGTACGAAATGAGAATATCGCCGTTCGCTTGGCAGTGAACCTTATGTTGGAAAGATTTGGAGAGAGTTTATTTGTCACCAAGACTGCAAGAGAACTTCTGTTCGAGGGGTATTCCAACGCATTTCTTGATTTTGTTCACACTTTGGATATCCCTGGTGTCAATATTCCTTTCGAAAAGTTTGGATGGTTCTATGGG CGTAATCTTTCAGACACGTACGACGGCGTGTTTAACATGCATACTGGCGTGGAAGATGTGTTAAATCTAGGGGTATTAGAAAATTGGAATTATAGGAACAGAACCGATTTCTGGAGTGGAGAATGCAGCATGATAAGGGGGACGACTGGGGAACTATGGCCACCAGTCGACCGTGACGAAAGCATAGAGATATTTGCCCCAGACATTTGCAC ATCACTAGTATTGTCGCGTGCTAATGATACCAAAATCTTAAACGTCGAAGGGCACAGATACATCACTGACAGAGCTACGTTCGATAATGGTAGTACAGTCCCATCCAGAGCCTGTTATTGTGTAAAAGAACCGTGCCAGCCAAGCGGAATGCTGGATGTATCAGAGTGCAGATTTGGCGCACCTGCTTACGTTAGCTTGCCACATTTTTATCAGGCGGACGATTACTATGCTAATGCCATAACCGGAATGGAGCCCAGAGAAGGAAAATACAACTTCGAAATGGTTCTAGAACCA ACCACGGGAATTCCACTCAATGTCAAAGCGCAGATGCAGATTAATATTCTAGTTGAACCAGTAAATGGAATAGC ATTGCTCACTGGCATCCCAGCAGAAACGTATATTCCGATGCTGTGGTTTAGCCAAGAAGCTCAATTATCAGAGGAGCTGGCAAGCCAAATGAAAATGCTGCTCAAGCTTCCTATGTTGGGCCACGTGGGGTTCACTATTATAGGTGCTATCGGACTTGTGCTACTTTCCATTGGTATCTGTTTGTGTATttgtcgaagatgtcgaagTGAAGAGAATCAGTCGTTAATAGATGCCGAGGATTCCAACAATCCGTCAAAGTCTGACCCAGTGCAAACGTGA
- the LOC124215594 gene encoding protein croquemort isoform X2: protein MITREVPTREGIKICSEQNDSAMSTVPLLADYRARRAADDNKNQNVLRKPAKMRPSKTAIIILYVVGAILLIGGIVVGLSWMRIFNHILLKELILTPTSTSYDMWKETPIPMYLKLHLYNWTNTEEFSNNATTKPNFVEMGPYVFREEHIKVNQTWNDNGTITFQQRRIWHFDESMSNGSLDDEITNLNVIGVTVGNFVRNENIAVRLAVNLMLERFGESLFVTKTARELLFEGYSNAFLDFVHTLDIPGVNIPFEKFGWFYGRNLSDTYDGVFNMHTGVEDVLNLGVLENWNYRNRTDFWSGECSMIRGTTGELWPPVDRDESIEIFAPDICTSLVLSRANDTKILNVEGHRYITDRATFDNGSTVPSRACYCVKEPCQPSGMLDVSECRFGAPAYVSLPHFYQADDYYANAITGMEPREGKYNFEMVLEPTTGIPLNVKAQMQINILVEPVNGIALLTGIPAETYIPMLWFSQEAQLSEELASQMKMLLKLPMLGHVGFTIIGAIGLVLLSIGICLCICRRCRSEENQSLIDAEDSNNPSKSDPVQT from the exons ATGATAACACGCGAAGTTCCGACGCGAGAAGGAATTAAAATTTGTAGTGAACAAAACGATTCTGCGATGTCGACCGTTCCTCTTTTAGCGGATTATCGAGCTCGGCGAGCTGCCGATGACAATAAAAACCAGAATGTATTACG CAAACCAGCCAAAATGCGACCATCCAAAACAGcgataataattttgtacGTAGTCGGGGCAATATTGCTAATCGGAGGTATCGTAGTTGGATTATCTTGGATGAGGATATTCAATCATATACTCCTGAAG GAATTAATATTAACGCCAACGTCGACGAGTTATGATATGTGGAAAGAGACACCGATTCCTATGTATCTGAAATTACACCTTTACAATTGGACCAATACCGAAGAGTTCTCTAATAACGCTACTACAAAGCCTAATTTCGTGGAAATGGGCCCTTATGTTTTTAG AGAAGAACATATAAAAGTGAACCAGACTTGGAACGATAATGGGACAATAACATTCCAACAGCGGAGGATATGGCATTTCGATGAATCCATGTCAAATGGAAGTCTTGATGATGAGATAACAAATTTAAATGTTATCGGTGTG ACAGTCGGTAACTTTGTACGAAATGAGAATATCGCCGTTCGCTTGGCAGTGAACCTTATGTTGGAAAGATTTGGAGAGAGTTTATTTGTCACCAAGACTGCAAGAGAACTTCTGTTCGAGGGGTATTCCAACGCATTTCTTGATTTTGTTCACACTTTGGATATCCCTGGTGTCAATATTCCTTTCGAAAAGTTTGGATGGTTCTATGGG CGTAATCTTTCAGACACGTACGACGGCGTGTTTAACATGCATACTGGCGTGGAAGATGTGTTAAATCTAGGGGTATTAGAAAATTGGAATTATAGGAACAGAACCGATTTCTGGAGTGGAGAATGCAGCATGATAAGGGGGACGACTGGGGAACTATGGCCACCAGTCGACCGTGACGAAAGCATAGAGATATTTGCCCCAGACATTTGCAC ATCACTAGTATTGTCGCGTGCTAATGATACCAAAATCTTAAACGTCGAAGGGCACAGATACATCACTGACAGAGCTACGTTCGATAATGGTAGTACAGTCCCATCCAGAGCCTGTTATTGTGTAAAAGAACCGTGCCAGCCAAGCGGAATGCTGGATGTATCAGAGTGCAGATTTGGCGCACCTGCTTACGTTAGCTTGCCACATTTTTATCAGGCGGACGATTACTATGCTAATGCCATAACCGGAATGGAGCCCAGAGAAGGAAAATACAACTTCGAAATGGTTCTAGAACCA ACCACGGGAATTCCACTCAATGTCAAAGCGCAGATGCAGATTAATATTCTAGTTGAACCAGTAAATGGAATAGC ATTGCTCACTGGCATCCCAGCAGAAACGTATATTCCGATGCTGTGGTTTAGCCAAGAAGCTCAATTATCAGAGGAGCTGGCAAGCCAAATGAAAATGCTGCTCAAGCTTCCTATGTTGGGCCACGTGGGGTTCACTATTATAGGTGCTATCGGACTTGTGCTACTTTCCATTGGTATCTGTTTGTGTATttgtcgaagatgtcgaagTGAAGAGAATCAGTCGTTAATAGATGCCGAGGATTCCAACAATCCGTCAAAGTCTGACCCAGTGCAAACGTGA
- the LOC124215594 gene encoding protein croquemort isoform X5, with the protein MARFETVFSYLVVIHKPAKMRPSKTAIIILYVVGAILLIGGIVVGLSWMRIFNHILLKELILTPTSTSYDMWKETPIPMYLKLHLYNWTNTEEFSNNATTKPNFVEMGPYVFREEHIKVNQTWNDNGTITFQQRRIWHFDESMSNGSLDDEITNLNVIGVTVGNFVRNENIAVRLAVNLMLERFGESLFVTKTARELLFEGYSNAFLDFVHTLDIPGVNIPFEKFGWFYGRNLSDTYDGVFNMHTGVEDVLNLGVLENWNYRNRTDFWSGECSMIRGTTGELWPPVDRDESIEIFAPDICTSLVLSRANDTKILNVEGHRYITDRATFDNGSTVPSRACYCVKEPCQPSGMLDVSECRFGAPAYVSLPHFYQADDYYANAITGMEPREGKYNFEMVLEPTTGIPLNVKAQMQINILVEPVNGIALLTGIPAETYIPMLWFSQEAQLSEELASQMKMLLKLPMLGHVGFTIIGAIGLVLLSIGICLCICRRCRSEENQSLIDAEDSNNPSKSDPVQT; encoded by the exons aTGGCACGATTTGAGACTGTGTTTTCGTATCTCGTCGTAATTCA CAAACCAGCCAAAATGCGACCATCCAAAACAGcgataataattttgtacGTAGTCGGGGCAATATTGCTAATCGGAGGTATCGTAGTTGGATTATCTTGGATGAGGATATTCAATCATATACTCCTGAAG GAATTAATATTAACGCCAACGTCGACGAGTTATGATATGTGGAAAGAGACACCGATTCCTATGTATCTGAAATTACACCTTTACAATTGGACCAATACCGAAGAGTTCTCTAATAACGCTACTACAAAGCCTAATTTCGTGGAAATGGGCCCTTATGTTTTTAG AGAAGAACATATAAAAGTGAACCAGACTTGGAACGATAATGGGACAATAACATTCCAACAGCGGAGGATATGGCATTTCGATGAATCCATGTCAAATGGAAGTCTTGATGATGAGATAACAAATTTAAATGTTATCGGTGTG ACAGTCGGTAACTTTGTACGAAATGAGAATATCGCCGTTCGCTTGGCAGTGAACCTTATGTTGGAAAGATTTGGAGAGAGTTTATTTGTCACCAAGACTGCAAGAGAACTTCTGTTCGAGGGGTATTCCAACGCATTTCTTGATTTTGTTCACACTTTGGATATCCCTGGTGTCAATATTCCTTTCGAAAAGTTTGGATGGTTCTATGGG CGTAATCTTTCAGACACGTACGACGGCGTGTTTAACATGCATACTGGCGTGGAAGATGTGTTAAATCTAGGGGTATTAGAAAATTGGAATTATAGGAACAGAACCGATTTCTGGAGTGGAGAATGCAGCATGATAAGGGGGACGACTGGGGAACTATGGCCACCAGTCGACCGTGACGAAAGCATAGAGATATTTGCCCCAGACATTTGCAC ATCACTAGTATTGTCGCGTGCTAATGATACCAAAATCTTAAACGTCGAAGGGCACAGATACATCACTGACAGAGCTACGTTCGATAATGGTAGTACAGTCCCATCCAGAGCCTGTTATTGTGTAAAAGAACCGTGCCAGCCAAGCGGAATGCTGGATGTATCAGAGTGCAGATTTGGCGCACCTGCTTACGTTAGCTTGCCACATTTTTATCAGGCGGACGATTACTATGCTAATGCCATAACCGGAATGGAGCCCAGAGAAGGAAAATACAACTTCGAAATGGTTCTAGAACCA ACCACGGGAATTCCACTCAATGTCAAAGCGCAGATGCAGATTAATATTCTAGTTGAACCAGTAAATGGAATAGC ATTGCTCACTGGCATCCCAGCAGAAACGTATATTCCGATGCTGTGGTTTAGCCAAGAAGCTCAATTATCAGAGGAGCTGGCAAGCCAAATGAAAATGCTGCTCAAGCTTCCTATGTTGGGCCACGTGGGGTTCACTATTATAGGTGCTATCGGACTTGTGCTACTTTCCATTGGTATCTGTTTGTGTATttgtcgaagatgtcgaagTGAAGAGAATCAGTCGTTAATAGATGCCGAGGATTCCAACAATCCGTCAAAGTCTGACCCAGTGCAAACGTGA
- the LOC124215594 gene encoding protein croquemort isoform X6, with the protein MRPSKTAIIILYVVGAILLIGGIVVGLSWMRIFNHILLKELILTPTSTSYDMWKETPIPMYLKLHLYNWTNTEEFSNNATTKPNFVEMGPYVFREEHIKVNQTWNDNGTITFQQRRIWHFDESMSNGSLDDEITNLNVIGVTVGNFVRNENIAVRLAVNLMLERFGESLFVTKTARELLFEGYSNAFLDFVHTLDIPGVNIPFEKFGWFYGRNLSDTYDGVFNMHTGVEDVLNLGVLENWNYRNRTDFWSGECSMIRGTTGELWPPVDRDESIEIFAPDICTSLVLSRANDTKILNVEGHRYITDRATFDNGSTVPSRACYCVKEPCQPSGMLDVSECRFGAPAYVSLPHFYQADDYYANAITGMEPREGKYNFEMVLEPTTGIPLNVKAQMQINILVEPVNGIALLTGIPAETYIPMLWFSQEAQLSEELASQMKMLLKLPMLGHVGFTIIGAIGLVLLSIGICLCICRRCRSEENQSLIDAEDSNNPSKSDPVQT; encoded by the exons ATGCGACCATCCAAAACAGcgataataattttgtacGTAGTCGGGGCAATATTGCTAATCGGAGGTATCGTAGTTGGATTATCTTGGATGAGGATATTCAATCATATACTCCTGAAG GAATTAATATTAACGCCAACGTCGACGAGTTATGATATGTGGAAAGAGACACCGATTCCTATGTATCTGAAATTACACCTTTACAATTGGACCAATACCGAAGAGTTCTCTAATAACGCTACTACAAAGCCTAATTTCGTGGAAATGGGCCCTTATGTTTTTAG AGAAGAACATATAAAAGTGAACCAGACTTGGAACGATAATGGGACAATAACATTCCAACAGCGGAGGATATGGCATTTCGATGAATCCATGTCAAATGGAAGTCTTGATGATGAGATAACAAATTTAAATGTTATCGGTGTG ACAGTCGGTAACTTTGTACGAAATGAGAATATCGCCGTTCGCTTGGCAGTGAACCTTATGTTGGAAAGATTTGGAGAGAGTTTATTTGTCACCAAGACTGCAAGAGAACTTCTGTTCGAGGGGTATTCCAACGCATTTCTTGATTTTGTTCACACTTTGGATATCCCTGGTGTCAATATTCCTTTCGAAAAGTTTGGATGGTTCTATGGG CGTAATCTTTCAGACACGTACGACGGCGTGTTTAACATGCATACTGGCGTGGAAGATGTGTTAAATCTAGGGGTATTAGAAAATTGGAATTATAGGAACAGAACCGATTTCTGGAGTGGAGAATGCAGCATGATAAGGGGGACGACTGGGGAACTATGGCCACCAGTCGACCGTGACGAAAGCATAGAGATATTTGCCCCAGACATTTGCAC ATCACTAGTATTGTCGCGTGCTAATGATACCAAAATCTTAAACGTCGAAGGGCACAGATACATCACTGACAGAGCTACGTTCGATAATGGTAGTACAGTCCCATCCAGAGCCTGTTATTGTGTAAAAGAACCGTGCCAGCCAAGCGGAATGCTGGATGTATCAGAGTGCAGATTTGGCGCACCTGCTTACGTTAGCTTGCCACATTTTTATCAGGCGGACGATTACTATGCTAATGCCATAACCGGAATGGAGCCCAGAGAAGGAAAATACAACTTCGAAATGGTTCTAGAACCA ACCACGGGAATTCCACTCAATGTCAAAGCGCAGATGCAGATTAATATTCTAGTTGAACCAGTAAATGGAATAGC ATTGCTCACTGGCATCCCAGCAGAAACGTATATTCCGATGCTGTGGTTTAGCCAAGAAGCTCAATTATCAGAGGAGCTGGCAAGCCAAATGAAAATGCTGCTCAAGCTTCCTATGTTGGGCCACGTGGGGTTCACTATTATAGGTGCTATCGGACTTGTGCTACTTTCCATTGGTATCTGTTTGTGTATttgtcgaagatgtcgaagTGAAGAGAATCAGTCGTTAATAGATGCCGAGGATTCCAACAATCCGTCAAAGTCTGACCCAGTGCAAACGTGA